A region of Homo sapiens chromosome 17, GRCh38.p14 Primary Assembly DNA encodes the following proteins:
- the TEFM gene encoding transcription elongation factor, mitochondrial isoform X1, translating to MNVPLFKYKSTVQVCNSILCPKTGREKRKSPENRFLRKLLKPDIERERLKAVNSIISIVFGTRRIAWAHLDRKLTVLDWQQSDRWSLMRGIYSSSVYLEEISSIISKMPKADFYVLEKTGLSIQNSSLFPILLHFHIMEAMLYALLNKTFAQDGQHQVLSMNRNAVGKHFELMIGDSRTSGKELVKQFLFDSILKADPRVFFPSDKIVHYRQMFLSTELQRVEELYDSLLQAIAFYELAVFDSQP from the exons ATGAATGTGCCCTTGTTTAAGTATAAAAGTACAGTTCAAGTTTGTAACTCCATACTTTGTCCAAAGACTGGACGGGAAAAAAGAAAGTCACCGGAAAACCGGTTCCTGAGAAAGCTCCTCAAACCAGACATAGAAAGAGAAAGACTTAAG GCAGTTAATAGTATCATATCTATCGTTTTTGGTACTCGAAGAATTGCCTGGGCTCACCTTGATCGTAAGTTGACAGTGCTGGACTGGCAGCAAAGTGACCGTTGGAGTTTAATGAGAGGAATATACTCATCATCAGTCTATTTAGAAGAG atttcctcGATCATTTCAAAGATGCCTAAAGCAGATTTCTATGTTCTGGAAAAAACAGGACTTTCCATTCAGAACTCATCTCTGTTTCCAATACTGTTACATTTTCATATCATGGAAGCCATGCTGTATGCcttattaaataaaacttttgcCCAGGATGGGCAGCATCAGGTGCTGAGCATGAATCGAAATGCAGTGGGGAAGCATTTTGAACTGATGATTGGTGACTCCCGGACTAGTGGAAAAGAGCTAGTGAAGCAGTTTCTCTTCGATTCTATACTGAAGGCGGATCCTCGGGTGTTCTTCCCATCAGATAAAATAGTTCACTACAGACAGATGTTTTTATCTACTGAACTACAAAGAGTAGAAGAGCTTTATGATTCATTATTACAAGCTATTGCCTTCTATGAATTAGCAGTGTTTGACTCTCAGCCTTAG
- the TEFM gene encoding transcription elongation factor, mitochondrial, producing MSGSVLFTAGERWRCFLTPSRSSLYWALHNFCCRKKSTTPKKITPNVTFCDENAKEPENALDKLFSSEQQASILHVLNTASTKELEAFRLLRGRRSINIVEHRENFGPFQNLESLMNVPLFKYKSTVQVCNSILCPKTGREKRKSPENRFLRKLLKPDIERERLKAVNSIISIVFGTRRIAWAHLDRKLTVLDWQQSDRWSLMRGIYSSSVYLEEISSIISKMPKADFYVLEKTGLSIQNSSLFPILLHFHIMEAMLYALLNKTFAQDGQHQVLSMNRNAVGKHFELMIGDSRTSGKELVKQFLFDSILKADPRVFFPSDKIVHYRQMFLSTELQRVEELYDSLLQAIAFYELAVFDSQP from the exons ATGAGCGGGTCTGTCCTCTTCACGGCGGGAG agaGGTGGAGATGCTTTCTGACCCCGTCGAGGTCATCCCTGTACTGGGCCTTACATAATTTCTGCTGTCGGAAAAAATCCACTACACCTAAGAAAATTACTCCCAATGTTACTTTTTGTGATGAAAATGCAAAGGAGCCCGAAAATGCACTTGACAAGCTCTTCTCTTCAGAACAGCAGGCTTCCATCTTGCATGTGTTGAATACAGCATCTACTAAAGAACTTGAAGCTTTCCGATTGCTTCGTGGAAGAAGGTCCATCAATATCGTAGAGCACAGAGAAAACTTTGGGCCATTTCAGAATTTAGAGAGTTTAATGAATGTGCCCTTGTTTAAGTATAAAAGTACAGTTCAAGTTTGTAACTCCATACTTTGTCCAAAGACTGGACGGGAAAAAAGAAAGTCACCGGAAAACCGGTTCCTGAGAAAGCTCCTCAAACCAGACATAGAAAGAGAAAGACTTAAG GCAGTTAATAGTATCATATCTATCGTTTTTGGTACTCGAAGAATTGCCTGGGCTCACCTTGATCGTAAGTTGACAGTGCTGGACTGGCAGCAAAGTGACCGTTGGAGTTTAATGAGAGGAATATACTCATCATCAGTCTATTTAGAAGAG atttcctcGATCATTTCAAAGATGCCTAAAGCAGATTTCTATGTTCTGGAAAAAACAGGACTTTCCATTCAGAACTCATCTCTGTTTCCAATACTGTTACATTTTCATATCATGGAAGCCATGCTGTATGCcttattaaataaaacttttgcCCAGGATGGGCAGCATCAGGTGCTGAGCATGAATCGAAATGCAGTGGGGAAGCATTTTGAACTGATGATTGGTGACTCCCGGACTAGTGGAAAAGAGCTAGTGAAGCAGTTTCTCTTCGATTCTATACTGAAGGCGGATCCTCGGGTGTTCTTCCCATCAGATAAAATAGTTCACTACAGACAGATGTTTTTATCTACTGAACTACAAAGAGTAGAAGAGCTTTATGATTCATTATTACAAGCTATTGCCTTCTATGAATTAGCAGTGTTTGACTCTCAGCCTTAG